Within the Salmo salar chromosome ssa12, Ssal_v3.1, whole genome shotgun sequence genome, the region atgtctgcctgttttggtgggatggagttttggcctggctggtgacatcaccaagcggtaaatgagttaatagaccaataagagttccaaacctctctgccaataacaggtagttttcagttttcctctCCTACTCAGGCCACTCCTTGACTGTCCTAGCATAATTGTTgcttgatttttattttttatttttgaccattttaattgaaaacaatcatagTAAGGTACATAATTGCtatcagaaattatttgatattgtgaTAAAAACAGGTGCATAATCAGAGTGGTCTTACATTGGACATTTAAGATAATCAGAGTGGTCTTACATTGGACCTTTAAGGTAATCAGAGTGGTCTTACATATTTGGCACAGTGTTCACTTTGTGTTCACTTTCCCCTTCACAATAtagattcaaagtagccaccctttgccttgatgacagctttgcacactcttggcattctctcaaccagcttcatgtggtagtcacctggaatgcatttcaattaacaggtgtgctttgttaaaagttaatttgtggaatttctttccttctcaatgcgtttgaaccaatcagttgtgttgtgacaaggtagggtgggtATACACttgatagctctatttggtaaaataccaagtccatattatggcaagaacagctcaaataaacaaagagaaacgacagtccatcattactttaagtcaagaaggtcagtcaatctggaaaatttcaataactttgaaagtttcttcacgtTCAgttacaaaaaccatcaagcgctatgatgaaactggctttcatgaggactgccacatgaaaggaagacccagagttacctctgctggagaggacaagttcattataataactgcacctcagattgcagccaaaataaatgcttcacagagttcaagtaacagacacatttcaacatcaactgttcagaggaaactgagtgaatcaggccttcatggtcgaattgagtgctgcgtcagatgacctggcctcaacaaaTCACCTGACCtctacccaattgagatggtttgggatgagttggaccgcagcatgaaggaaaagcagccaacaagtgttcagcatatgtgggaactccttcaagactgttggaaaagcattctcggtgaagctggttgagagaatgccaagaatgtacaaggctgtcatcaaggcaaaggttggctactttgaatctaaattctaaaatatatttagatttgtttgcactattttggttactacatgattccaagtgttatttcatagtttgatgtcgtcaatattattctacaatgtaaaaaatagtaaaaataaagaaaaaccctagaatgagtaggtgtgtccaaacttttgactggtactgtatatttgagACTTCTCAACCCCGAGAAACCTCAGTCGACCAAAATGGGGTCAGTCCAAGTAACCCTGCATGGCATCAACTGTGCTAAAAAAGTATTCTGAAGGGGCAATGTCAATATCAACATTTATGAACACAGGGTCACTACAGTTATTGTTACTTGTGGTCATAAACACTATTTTTTACTTCATACTATGAGGGGGGAGGGTGTTAAATGTATTTCACAGTATAAGGGGAGGGTCATCTGAGCATATTTTTAATGTTGGCGGGGGGGggtgcatttttttcttatgacACCTTGAGTTAGATTTGACATATATGGCCACTCCTCCCCCTTTCTGTAATCTGTCACATCTAAATACATTATAATAATTTACTTCAATGTCTTTATCAAAGACAGAACCATTGAACCATGTTTCCGAGAGAACCAGAATGTCAGGACACTAGTCTTGTACTCAAATGTCAATTGtgtccatttttttaaataatacttCGCACATTTAGGTGCATTAGCCCAAGCCCCCTTCGAGATTTAAAGTCAGAGGGCGTATTCAGCTGAGCCACATAAGAGCTAACAGGCATAGGGTCATCTGCAGCTATTTGTTGAGTGAGCTGAGACTTTGCCAAGTCCCCTGGCAACCACGTGAGAGCAGAACAAACTGAGCATTTGGCAGTCGTCCCTCAAAGTCACTGTATGCAGGGGCTGGGCCGGGAACTAGGAGAGCAATGTTGGCAGAGCTTAGTCCACCCGGATAAAGCTCCCACCAAAGGAGTGGAGCTGCTACAGAGGACCGGAGTGGATGCCAGTGCTGCATTCTGGGTGTGCACAGGAGGCCTTGGTGTGGCTCCTATTGCAGGGTTGGGGTTTCCATGGGGGGCAGGAGTGTCTCAGGCCTGTCCTGGGGATGGGAGTAGGGAGGGTAACCGAAACTAGCCTGGGAGAGAGGTTGTAGCGGGAATTGAGGAGGGTGGTGTGGAAGGCAGTGTGGCTGGCGAAGCTCCAAACTCTCAGAATATGAGGGCTGATGATGTGAATGATGCATGGTGTGGACTGCATCATGTGGTGCACTAACCTCGACAGTGTTTTGCCAGATCCTAGGGTAATGGTCGGTGCTGTGTAGAGCTGGGCTGAGTTGAGGTGGGCCGGGTCTTGTAGAGATGTGCTGTGATGGACCAGGTCTGGTAGTGATGtgctgtgatgggccgggtctggtAGAGATGTGCTGTGATGGACCAGGTCTGGTAGAGATattatcaggtttcaggtaagacccaaatgcagactgtgttgaagaaACAATGTATATTACAGTAACagtggcaggcaaacgacagatcAAGGCAGgtaggggtcgataatccagagtagtgggcaaaggtacaggacggcagtcaggctcaggggcaggcagagtggtcaggcagacgggctcagagtcagaacaggcaagggtcaaaaccaggagggcgagaaaaagagatactggggaaaagcaggacaaaacgctggttgacttgacaaacaagacgaacctgcaacagacaaacagagaacacaggtatcaGAACACACAGGTATCAgaacccaggggataatgggaaagatgggcgacacctggaggggggtggagacaagcccaaggacaggtgaaacagatcagggcgtgacagatgtgatgggcctggtctggtTGAGCTGTGCTGTGCTGAGATGGGCCTGGTCTGGTAGCATAGGAGGGAGGTTCTAGGTGGAAGTGAAGAGGTTGGTGTGGAGGGCAGTGTGGCTCCAAAATCTGCATTGGGCCTCTTTGACTGCGTACGGCTTGGGCATAGCTCAGTGTATCTGCATGCAGTTCCTGGGAGAGAAGTGATGGAGAGTGGTGTGGGGAGCAGTGTTGCTGGCTCTTCTCCAGTCTCTGTGAGGCGCCACCGGATGCAGGTCTAAAGGAGCGTCTGATTTGTCTCAGGGAGTTGGTGGCTGTTCTGTTGCTCCTGTGGGGTGAGGTGGACTGGCCACCCAGAGCAACATCCTTAACATCCTAGCAAAGGTGGAGACTGCCTTTGTAATGGCAATTTTAATGTTAGTGCTTTTCttataaccaatttctgtgttcatgcaagtggctgactgaacgaatcctcactatcagtagctgcaatttggcagtatgcccagacctcgtgaggtattggtctgtcacatgttatgaaccagtaattggtcggtcacatgaatgaaacggTAATGATTAATGAATTATATTATATGTGTATagccgtatataagacaactgctgggactgccccagtagagctcctgattgacatgtgtactatggtgcattgagttggttggaacctctccagcgcgctgacaataaacaatgattcattttaAGACTGActtcgagtgtccctgtgtaagaatttccacaacagCCTCtttgtacatgtacatattgtcGTAAAGAAAGTCATTGCTCATGTAGTTATCACAGTGTCACAGGTATAATAACGACTTAAAGAATATTTTTCCTCTTGAGCCACAAGGGGTGCTCTATATGGACATAAATAATGCTTAACTCACTTTTCTTGGTGTGTGCTTTTGGCATATGTAACAATGACACAGACAGGACATACAAAATCATATAAATAACAGTAGCCTGCAATCAAcacaaagataataaaacactgTATTACAAAACTGTGTTATACAAAAAACAAACTCTAATTGATACAATACTTTAATGTATCGCACTCTCTCGCTTTCTACttacaatgagtgtacaaaatattggaaacaaccctcagaacagcctcaattcatcgggtcaTGGCCTCTACAAGGTGTCAGGGATGCAGGCCCAacatggcccatgttgactccaatgcttcgcacagttgtgtcaagttggatgtccttttgggtggtgggccattcttgatacacacgtgaacctattgagcatgaaaaacccagcagcgttgcaagtcttgacacaaactggtgcgcctggaaCCTTATACCatatcctgttcaaaggcacttcaatattttgtcttgcccattcaccctctgaatggcacacatacacaatccatgtctctattgtctcaaggcgtacaaatccttatttaacctgtctcctccctgtcatcgacactgattgaagtggatttaacaagtgacatcaataagggataaaagcattcacctggattcacctggtcagtctgtcatggaaagagcagtcgTCCTTAaggttttatacactcagtgtatatgcacaTTAGTTAATAGAAAGTATATATTACATTCCCAATGTCCCCGAAAATGCCATCAGTTCCCATCTCATAATAGGCAGTCCTGTCACTGGTTTGCAAGGTGCCCTGGATAATGGTGATTTGCAATGATTCCCAATACTGGTCCACATTGGCAGCTCTTCAGTTCGTTTAGCCTCTTTAGCCTGAGTTCATTTAGCCTCTCATCATTTTCCGATAAACATGACTCCATTGAAGAGTTCACTGATCACCTCTTGTGAGAAGCCTCCGCCTGTCactggtaggctctctgaaacaGGCAGCCAGCCTCACACATTGCCATTTCTTCCTGTAAATGGTGCTTTCCTTTCCTCCGGTTTTTACACCATTCATTTTTTCATCCTTCTCATGTTTGCCTCAGCTGAAATAACAAATAAAGACACATTGtctataataaaaaataaaaaacttattTCAGCTACTCAAAGGTATAATTTCCTGTCATTGACCAGTTTTACAATAATCGCATGGTGAACAGTGAATGGTCTTCTTACTGTTGTAGTGCTGTGGTAGCATAGGCTGGGAGATTACTAGTTTGAAGGCTTCTATCCACTCCCTCTGGTCCTGCTCCTGGTCACACAGGAAGACAAACTGCCTGTCTGGCGTCTCCAAGGTAACCCCGAACCTCCACCTGCCACTGCGGTTCCCCTTAGACTGGCCCTCCCTCACAGAGTAGCCATGGCCCTCTGTGCCGATGAAGACAGCCCCCAGTTCCAAGGCATCCTATGGACGGacacacagcaatacacacatagacacagccagacacacacacacacacacacacacacacacacacacacacacacacacacacacacacacacacacacacacacacacacacacacacacacacacacacacacacacacacacacacacacacacacgcacacatttacAAACAACATTCTTCTCCACAAATACAAATGGCTTATGCATATTCTCCATTGTCATTACCAGTGAAGTTTTGAAGTAAGACAGCTTTCTGTCCGTTACGTTTAAGATGAACCATCTCTTCTTGAATGGCTCCCATTGCTAAGAACAGACACAGAAGGCACAGAATCAGCCCTGGCTGACCATCAAACAGGTTGAGTTTCTGGTGCTCTCGATGTATATCCCTTTAAAACTTCACTATGTTCAATGAATTTGATGGATTACTAACCGTTGGGCCGGTTTTCTCCATGTAGCCTTCTTTAATGCTACTTCTGGTTATCAAAGGTACAAGCTGcacaaacaaaaacatagaaaggAGACAGATCTGTACAGAGGAAATCCTTGAAAGTATGACGTCACCTGTGACATTTCATGTCAGTTACGGCGATACAAGACTTCTACTTTGAAACAGTTTGTACTCACGTCACTGTCCCTGGCATTAGGGTCAACTTTCTTGAGGTAAGCAAACCGAGTGGCCCGAATCGCATTGAAACAGGACACAATTTCctagaagaaggagagagaaatttGACCCCAAGTCTTCAAATCTCTAGACGTCTTCATGACAACGTTTCAATTAAGTTTTGTCATTGGTTATTACCTGGCTGTTGTCATGGTAAACAAACAGGTTTCTGGTCCGTTCTTCCTCCAGGTAGGAGATTTGCAGCCCGTGGCCGTGGCCTATCTTTTCCGGCTGGAACACGGCATTGAGGTCCTTCATAGAGATGACTGCTTTGGGCTTCTTGGACTAGGGTCAATAATACACAACAGGCAGCATTATGATGAGCCCTTCTCAGGTATTttatatttaacatttatttaaccaggtaagtcaattaacaacaaattcttatttacaatgacggcctagcaagAGGGAAAGGCCTCTTGTGgcgacgggggctgggataaaaaaataaaagaaattgACAAAATGCATCACGAcaaaagagacaccacaacactacataaggagacctaaaaacaacaacacaacatggcagcaacacagcatgacaacaacacGACATGGCAGAAACACAGTATGACAAAAACATAgcaagacaacaacatggtagcacaacagcatggcagcagcacaacatggtagcagcacaaaacatgacaacaacacaacatggtagcaacacaacatggcaggagcacaacatggtaacagcacaaaacatggcacaaacattgttaggcacagacaacagcataaAGGGCAAAATGGTAGAGATTAAAAACAaaacatcacgcgaagcagccaccaGTGTCAGTAAGACATTCTTCCTACCGAATCACataacctttgttttggaggtgttcagaacaaggttaagggcagagaaaactTGCtcgacactaagaaagctttgttgtagagcattccacacaaaatctggggaggggccagctgagtattagactgtatcatctgcatataagtggatgcagtgcattcggaaagtattcagaccccttccctttttccacattttgttacattacagccttattctaaaatagattaaataaaaaaattcatcatcaatctacacacaataccccataatgacaaagcgaatacaagtttagacatttttgcaaatctattcaaattaaaaaacagaaataccttatttacataagtattcagaccctttgctatgaaactcgaaattgagctcaggtgcatcccgtttccattgatcatccttgagatgtttctacaacttgtctggagtccacatgtggtaaattcaattgattggacatgatttggaaaacacacacctgtctatacaaggtcccacagttgacagtgcatgtcagagcaaaaaccaagccatgaggtcaaaggaattgtccgtagtgctccgagacaggattgtgtcaaggcacagatctagaGAAGGGTCCTAAAAAAtgactgcagcattgaaggtccccaagaacacagtggcctccatcattcttaaatggaagaagtttggaaccaccaagactcttcctagagctggccgcccggccaaactgagcaatccggggagaagggccttggtcagggaggtgaccaagagcccgatggtcactctgacagagctccagagttcctctgtggagatgggagaaccttccagaaggacaaacatctctgcagcactccaccaatcaggcctttatggtagagtggccagacagaagacactcctcagtaaaaggcacatgacagcccacttggagtttgccaaaaggcacctaaaggactctcagatcatgacaaacaagattctctggtctgatgaaaccaacctgacagagtttgagaggctctgcagagaagaatgggagaaactacccagaagtttgtagcgtcaaacccaagaagacttgaggctgtaatcgctgccaaaggtgctgattacttatgtaaatgtgatttcagttttttttattttatacatttgcaaaaatgttttttttaaatgattttgctttgtcattatggggtattgtgtgtagaatgatgagtgGAAGAAAACAATTGAAaccattttaggataaggctgtaatgtaacaaaatgtgggaaaagtcaaggggtctgaatactttccgaatgcactgtaagtggaTAAGAGCCTACTGCCAGaggtatgttgttgatgtaaattgagaagagcgtggagcCTGGGATCGAGCATTGGGG harbors:
- the LOC106564656 gene encoding arf-GAP with dual PH domain-containing protein 2 isoform X2 — its product is MWSMSKNLRHVRQPDWASYKLGVFVCVNCSGTHRDLPAISRIKSIRLDFWDDSLVEFMKTWGNAAANAFYEKCVPPFYYRPQEKDCVVLKDQWIRAKYERREFTGENNSLQQVYSSGLYEGILWKKGKDNKQFLKRRFLLSETDFTLRYFTNEDSKKPKAVISMKDLNAVFQPEKIGHGHGLQISYLEEERTRNLFVYHDNSQEIVSCFNAIRATRFAYLKKVDPNARDSDLVPLITRSSIKEGYMEKTGPTQWEPFKKRWFILNVTDRKLSYFKTSLDALELGAVFIGTEGHGYSVREGQSKGNRSGRWRFGVTLETPDRQFVFLCDQEQDQREWIEAFKLVISQPMLPQHYNTEANMRRMKK
- the LOC106564656 gene encoding arf-GAP with dual PH domain-containing protein 2 isoform X1 codes for the protein MASPERNKKILLDMVKQPSNDHCADCGAPEPDWASYKLGVFVCVNCSGTHRDLPAISRIKSIRLDFWDDSLVEFMKTWGNAAANAFYEKCVPPFYYRPQEKDCVVLKDQWIRAKYERREFTGENNSLQQVYSSGLYEGILWKKGKDNKQFLKRRFLLSETDFTLRYFTNEDSKKPKAVISMKDLNAVFQPEKIGHGHGLQISYLEEERTRNLFVYHDNSQEIVSCFNAIRATRFAYLKKVDPNARDSDLVPLITRSSIKEGYMEKTGPTQWEPFKKRWFILNVTDRKLSYFKTSLDALELGAVFIGTEGHGYSVREGQSKGNRSGRWRFGVTLETPDRQFVFLCDQEQDQREWIEAFKLVISQPMLPQHYNTEANMRRMKK